Proteins found in one Hypericibacter terrae genomic segment:
- the tatB gene encoding Sec-independent protein translocase protein TatB, producing the protein MFDIGWSEMAIIALVALLVFGPKELPNALRTGAKWMKTARKLAREFQSGVDQLVREAELEEAKKLVTDVQVGGIGKAIEKTIDPEGDVKAAFDPKALETDASTTSVTKPTPTIGTTSSIPVPEEARTEVAALSPPDGATVPMPAEIVPAPQILSAPDAATVPMPQAPAADKAEPPPGDSLQKTA; encoded by the coding sequence ATGTTCGATATCGGCTGGTCGGAAATGGCGATCATCGCCCTCGTGGCGTTGCTCGTCTTCGGGCCCAAGGAACTTCCCAACGCGCTGCGAACCGGCGCGAAATGGATGAAGACTGCGCGCAAGCTGGCGCGCGAGTTCCAGAGCGGTGTCGATCAACTGGTCCGGGAAGCCGAGCTCGAGGAAGCCAAGAAGCTGGTGACCGACGTTCAGGTCGGGGGCATCGGCAAGGCGATCGAGAAGACGATAGATCCCGAGGGCGACGTCAAGGCGGCCTTCGATCCGAAGGCCCTGGAGACCGACGCCAGCACGACCTCGGTGACCAAGCCGACGCCGACCATCGGAACCACCAGCTCGATCCCCGTTCCGGAAGAAGCGAGGACCGAGGTTGCGGCCTTGTCCCCGCCCGATGGGGCGACGGTGCCGATGCCGGCCGAGATCGTGCCGGCACCCCAGATTCTCTCGGCGCCCGATGCCGCGACGGTGCCGATGCCGCAGGCCCCGGCCGCCGACAAGGCCGAGCCGCCGCCGGGCGACAGCCTGCAGAAGACTGCCTGA
- the tatA gene encoding twin-arginine translocase TatA/TatE family subunit — protein sequence MGSISIWHWLIVLAVVLVLFGGGGKIPKLMRDMGQGITAFKKGLKEEKKEGDVGGPAIENADASVPKDKAAS from the coding sequence ATGGGTAGCATTAGCATTTGGCATTGGCTGATCGTTCTCGCGGTCGTCCTGGTTCTGTTCGGGGGCGGCGGCAAGATTCCGAAGTTGATGCGCGACATGGGCCAGGGCATCACGGCCTTCAAGAAGGGCCTGAAGGAAGAGAAGAAGGAAGGCGACGTCGGTGGCCCGGCCATCGAAAACGCCGACGCTTCCGTGCCGAAAGACAAGGCCGCCAGCTAA
- a CDS encoding segregation and condensation protein A — MAELHPSFEEDRPEPGSDAEFRLDLEGYEGPIDMLLGLAREQKVDLKKLSILELADQYLAYIQRARQLRLEIAADYLVMAAWLAYLKSRLLLPEPPGDAEPSGAEMAAALAFQLQRLQSMQDSGQKLMNLAQLGRDFFGRGAPEPIKIVETSVYDTKLYDLLRAYASHVQSKQTGHLRILPTDLYSMDDVLRRFGSMLGMMLPDWQTLQAFLPDDIGLHASPIRRRSAMAATFAATLELARSGRVELRQDGVFGQIYLRRPAQQSETP; from the coding sequence ATGGCCGAGCTTCATCCATCCTTCGAAGAAGACCGTCCCGAGCCCGGCAGCGACGCCGAATTCCGGCTCGATCTGGAGGGCTATGAAGGCCCGATCGACATGCTGCTCGGCCTCGCCCGCGAGCAGAAGGTCGATCTGAAGAAGCTCTCGATCCTGGAGCTCGCCGACCAGTATCTCGCCTATATCCAGCGCGCGCGTCAGCTGCGCCTGGAGATCGCCGCCGACTATCTCGTCATGGCGGCGTGGCTCGCTTATCTGAAATCGCGCCTGCTGCTGCCCGAGCCGCCCGGCGATGCCGAGCCTTCCGGCGCCGAGATGGCGGCGGCGCTCGCCTTCCAGCTGCAGCGCCTGCAGTCGATGCAGGATTCCGGCCAGAAGCTCATGAATCTCGCCCAGCTCGGCAGGGACTTCTTCGGCCGCGGCGCGCCGGAGCCGATCAAGATCGTCGAGACCTCGGTCTACGACACCAAGCTCTACGACCTGCTGCGCGCCTATGCGAGCCATGTCCAGTCGAAGCAGACGGGGCATCTGCGCATCCTGCCGACCGACCTCTATTCGATGGACGATGTGTTGCGGCGCTTCGGCTCGATGCTGGGCATGATGCTGCCCGACTGGCAGACGCTGCAGGCCTTCCTGCCCGACGATATCGGGCTTCATGCCAGCCCCATCCGCCGGCGCTCCGCCATGGCCGCGACCTTCGCCGCCACGCTCGAGCTCGCCCGGTCGGGTCGCGTGGAACTGCGCCAGGATGGCGTCTTCGGGCAGATCTATCTGCGTCGGCCCGCGCAACAGAGTGAAACACCATGA
- a CDS encoding site-2 protease family protein, giving the protein MGGFDVQELLYQISIWAIPFLTAITFHEAAHGFVANQFGDDTAKRAGRLSANPFRHVDPFGTIVMPAMLLLATHGAFAFGAAKPVPVNFSRLKPIRLGIIAVAAAGPVTNILLAFISALLWHLLPLMPDSVANWGQEMLRASILLNLWLAVFNMLPLPPLDGGRVAVALMPRPMAMRFSRIERYGILIILLLIVILPYVGRQIGVDLAFVSRFISVIVEWLLKLVVMAAGLD; this is encoded by the coding sequence ATGGGCGGCTTCGATGTCCAGGAGTTGCTCTATCAGATCTCGATCTGGGCGATTCCATTCCTCACGGCGATCACCTTCCACGAGGCCGCGCACGGCTTCGTCGCCAACCAGTTCGGCGACGACACGGCCAAGCGCGCGGGCCGGCTCAGCGCCAACCCGTTCCGCCATGTGGACCCCTTCGGCACCATCGTCATGCCGGCCATGCTGCTGCTGGCGACCCACGGCGCCTTTGCCTTCGGCGCGGCCAAGCCGGTGCCGGTGAATTTCAGCCGGCTGAAGCCGATCCGGCTCGGCATCATCGCGGTCGCGGCCGCCGGACCCGTGACCAACATCCTGCTCGCCTTCATCTCGGCGCTGCTCTGGCATCTGCTGCCGCTGATGCCTGACAGTGTGGCGAACTGGGGCCAGGAGATGCTGCGGGCTTCGATCCTGCTCAATCTCTGGCTCGCTGTGTTCAACATGCTGCCGCTGCCGCCGCTCGACGGCGGCCGAGTCGCGGTGGCGCTGATGCCGCGGCCGATGGCGATGCGATTCTCGCGAATCGAGCGCTACGGGATTTTGATCATCCTGCTGCTGATCGTAATTTTACCCTATGTTGGCAGGCAGATCGGGGTCGATCTTGCGTTCGTTTCTCGGTTCATTTCCGTGATCGTCGAATGGCTTCTGAAACTCGTCGTCATGGCGGCGGGTTTGGATTAG
- the nagZ gene encoding beta-N-acetylhexosaminidase encodes MTLSPTIFGCAGPQLGAAERVFFARTNPLGFILFARNCETPDQIRALVADLRGSVGRVDAPVLIDQEGGRVARLKPPQWRAAPPADRFGTIADRNRSAGLEAARINSHLIGRDLAALGIDVDCAPVLDLRLPGAHDIIGDRAFGMAPQRVAELGRAACEGLLAAGVLPVIKHIPGHGRAMSDSHFELPVVKTPRAELEATDFEAFRLLNDMPWAMTAHLVYTAIDPDRPATLSPKVIAEIIRGHIGFDGLLLCDDLSMKALKGDLGDLARQALAAGCDVALHCNGQMDEMIRIAAAAGSMSAEAERRFQRGRAMQRAGIVTAAVDEARFDALMRGLA; translated from the coding sequence ATGACCCTGTCACCGACGATCTTTGGCTGCGCCGGCCCGCAGCTCGGCGCGGCGGAGCGTGTCTTCTTCGCCCGCACCAACCCGCTGGGCTTCATCCTGTTCGCGCGCAATTGCGAGACGCCGGATCAGATCCGCGCGCTGGTCGCCGATCTGCGCGGCTCGGTGGGACGCGTGGATGCGCCGGTCCTTATCGACCAGGAAGGCGGACGCGTGGCGCGCCTCAAGCCGCCGCAATGGCGGGCGGCCCCGCCCGCCGATCGCTTCGGCACCATCGCTGACCGCAACCGCAGCGCCGGGCTCGAGGCGGCGCGGATCAACAGCCATCTGATCGGCCGCGACCTGGCGGCGCTCGGCATCGACGTCGATTGCGCGCCGGTGCTCGATCTGCGCCTGCCCGGTGCCCATGACATCATCGGCGACCGCGCCTTCGGCATGGCGCCGCAGCGGGTGGCCGAGCTGGGCCGGGCGGCCTGCGAGGGTCTGCTGGCCGCGGGCGTGCTGCCGGTCATCAAGCATATCCCCGGCCATGGCCGCGCGATGTCCGACAGCCATTTCGAGCTGCCGGTGGTGAAGACGCCGCGGGCCGAGCTCGAGGCCACCGACTTCGAAGCTTTCCGCCTGCTGAACGACATGCCCTGGGCGATGACCGCCCATCTGGTTTATACGGCGATCGATCCCGACCGGCCGGCGACCTTGTCGCCCAAGGTCATCGCCGAGATCATCCGCGGCCATATCGGCTTCGACGGGCTGCTGCTCTGCGACGATCTCTCGATGAAGGCGCTCAAGGGCGATCTCGGCGACCTGGCGCGGCAGGCCCTGGCCGCGGGCTGCGACGTGGCGCTCCATTGCAACGGACAGATGGACGAGATGATCCGGATCGCGGCCGCCGCCGGCAGCATGTCGGCCGAGGCCGAACGCCGCTTTCAGCGGGGCCGCGCGATGCAACGGGCGGGAATCGTCACCGCCGCCGTGGACGAGGCGCGGTTCGATGCGCTGATGCGGGGACTCGCGTGA
- a CDS encoding SPOR domain-containing protein, with protein sequence MANDPSQEVDLQAQISSALARRSQRQAGPGGDARLEPTLGLGGMGPGSERAAPKQQSLLDDEPVGEIPPAPIHFQRDGEDHHPPRPKPPKEDSGIKKHRNWLMFLLPVVGVPVVILISLFLYLAIEMQGEGVQDSAPLIAAPEGPDKVKPTNEGGLAVEGMDSAVLNQTANNQTQSTTEQLLPPPEEPLTPPPEAQPAPAATATAGDGTAATDGTAAPAVPSVEVPLAPPAATVPTTNQATTGAATTATAAANNATTTAAPATTTTAAPATATTTAPATTQTATAGNYRVQLVALKSEDAAKTAWTNFQKKYPDLLKDLALNIDKIDLGGNGIFYRVQAGPLADRAAANDLCGKLGQRGQSCIVVKP encoded by the coding sequence ATGGCGAACGATCCGTCACAGGAAGTCGATCTGCAGGCCCAGATCTCGTCGGCCCTCGCGCGGCGCAGCCAACGCCAGGCGGGCCCCGGCGGCGATGCGCGCCTGGAACCGACCCTGGGGCTGGGCGGCATGGGGCCCGGCTCCGAGCGCGCGGCGCCGAAGCAGCAGAGCCTGCTCGACGACGAGCCGGTCGGCGAGATCCCGCCGGCCCCGATTCATTTCCAGCGCGACGGCGAGGATCATCATCCGCCGCGCCCGAAGCCGCCGAAGGAAGATTCCGGCATCAAGAAGCACCGGAACTGGCTGATGTTCCTGTTGCCGGTGGTCGGCGTTCCGGTGGTAATCCTGATCTCGCTGTTCCTCTATCTCGCCATCGAGATGCAGGGCGAGGGCGTCCAGGATTCGGCCCCGCTGATCGCCGCGCCCGAGGGGCCCGACAAGGTGAAGCCGACCAATGAGGGCGGCCTCGCGGTCGAGGGCATGGATTCGGCCGTGCTCAACCAGACGGCCAACAACCAGACGCAATCCACGACCGAGCAGTTGTTGCCGCCGCCCGAGGAGCCCCTGACGCCGCCGCCCGAGGCGCAGCCGGCGCCCGCGGCCACCGCGACGGCGGGTGACGGCACGGCGGCGACCGACGGAACGGCAGCGCCCGCGGTGCCCTCGGTCGAGGTGCCACTGGCGCCGCCGGCGGCGACGGTGCCGACCACGAACCAGGCCACGACCGGCGCGGCGACGACGGCCACGGCCGCGGCCAACAACGCGACCACGACCGCCGCGCCCGCCACGACGACGACCGCGGCACCCGCCACCGCCACGACCACCGCCCCGGCGACGACCCAGACGGCGACCGCCGGCAATTACCGGGTGCAGCTCGTGGCGCTGAAGTCCGAGGATGCCGCCAAGACGGCCTGGACGAATTTCCAGAAGAAGTATCCGGACCTGCTGAAGGATCTGGCCCTGAACATCGACAAGATCGATCTCGGCGGAAACGGGATCTTCTATCGCGTGCAGGCCGGCCCCCTGGCCGATCGCGCCGCCGCGAACGATCTCTGCGGCAAGCTGGGGCAGCGCGGCCAGAGCTGCATCGTGGTCAAACCATGA
- the argS gene encoding arginine--tRNA ligase — MNPHKFIRDEILKALDGLVAEGKLTGGLDTTRVNVEPPREAQHGDLATNAAMVLAKPAGLKPVDLAKALVAKLAAHPQVSEASVAGPGFINLRLKDEFWQARLADILASGTDYGTSSMGAGASVNVEYVSANPTGPLHIAHARGAVIGDALASLLAKAGHRVTREYYINDAGAQVDVLARSTYLRYREALGDDIGTIPEGLYPGDYLKDAGAALADRDGRKWFDKPESEWLAPIRAFAIDAMMALIRDDLKSLGIEQEVFSSERRLVEVGAVQKAFDTLKSRDLIYVGVLEPPKGKAPDDWEPRPQTLFRATQFGDDVDRPLQKSDGSWTYFANDIAYHYDKFMRGFPTMIDIWGADHGGYIKRMQAAVTAITGGKGALDVKICQLVKLMRGGQPVKMSKRAGTFVTLREVVDEVGRDVVRFIMLTRKNDMPLDFDLEKVLEQSRDNPVFYVQYAHARASSVLRHAAEEMGDIDLSPPALAQAPATRLTDSAELGLIKLMASWPRLVESAAEAHEPHRVAFYLYDLAAAFHGLWNKGKDEASLRFLIAGDRDVTVARLAMVKALTVVIASGLGIFGVKPVEEMR, encoded by the coding sequence ATGAATCCGCATAAATTCATACGCGACGAGATTCTGAAGGCCCTGGACGGGCTCGTGGCCGAAGGCAAGCTCACGGGCGGGCTGGACACGACGCGCGTGAATGTCGAGCCGCCGCGCGAGGCCCAGCATGGCGATCTCGCGACCAACGCCGCCATGGTGCTGGCGAAGCCCGCAGGCCTGAAGCCGGTCGATCTGGCGAAGGCGCTGGTGGCGAAGCTCGCGGCCCATCCGCAAGTGTCCGAGGCCAGCGTCGCGGGACCCGGCTTCATCAATCTGCGGCTCAAGGACGAGTTCTGGCAGGCGCGGCTTGCCGACATTCTCGCGTCCGGGACCGACTATGGCACCTCGTCGATGGGGGCGGGGGCTTCGGTCAATGTCGAATATGTCTCGGCCAATCCCACGGGGCCGCTCCATATCGCCCATGCGCGCGGTGCGGTGATCGGCGATGCGCTGGCCTCGCTGCTGGCCAAGGCCGGCCACAGGGTCACGCGCGAATACTACATCAACGACGCCGGCGCCCAGGTCGACGTGCTCGCACGCTCGACCTATCTGCGCTATCGCGAGGCGCTGGGCGACGACATCGGCACCATCCCCGAGGGCCTCTATCCGGGCGACTATCTCAAGGACGCCGGCGCGGCGCTTGCCGATCGCGACGGGCGCAAATGGTTCGACAAGCCCGAGAGCGAATGGCTGGCGCCGATCCGCGCCTTCGCCATCGACGCGATGATGGCGCTGATCCGCGACGACCTGAAGTCGCTCGGCATCGAGCAGGAAGTCTTCTCCTCCGAACGCCGGCTGGTGGAAGTCGGCGCGGTCCAGAAGGCCTTCGACACGCTCAAATCCCGCGATCTCATCTATGTCGGCGTGCTCGAGCCGCCCAAGGGCAAGGCGCCCGACGACTGGGAGCCGCGGCCGCAGACCCTGTTCCGCGCCACGCAGTTCGGCGACGATGTCGACCGGCCGCTGCAGAAGTCGGACGGCAGCTGGACCTATTTCGCCAACGACATCGCCTATCACTACGACAAGTTCATGCGCGGCTTCCCCACCATGATCGACATCTGGGGCGCCGATCACGGCGGCTATATCAAGCGCATGCAGGCGGCGGTGACGGCGATCACCGGGGGGAAGGGCGCGCTCGACGTCAAGATCTGCCAGCTCGTCAAGCTGATGCGCGGCGGCCAGCCGGTGAAGATGTCGAAGCGGGCCGGGACCTTCGTCACCCTGCGCGAGGTGGTGGATGAAGTCGGGCGCGACGTGGTGCGCTTCATCATGCTGACGCGCAAGAACGACATGCCGCTCGATTTCGACCTGGAGAAGGTGCTGGAGCAGTCGCGCGACAACCCGGTTTTCTATGTCCAGTACGCCCATGCGCGGGCGAGCTCGGTGCTGCGCCATGCGGCCGAGGAGATGGGCGACATCGATTTGTCACCGCCGGCCCTGGCGCAGGCGCCGGCCACGCGCTTGACCGACTCCGCCGAGCTGGGTTTGATCAAGCTGATGGCAAGCTGGCCGCGACTCGTGGAGAGCGCCGCCGAGGCCCACGAGCCGCACCGGGTCGCCTTCTACCTCTATGATCTGGCGGCTGCCTTCCACGGCCTTTGGAACAAGGGCAAGGACGAAGCCAGCTTGCGGTTCCTGATTGCGGGCGACCGGGACGTGACGGTGGCGCGGCTGGCCATGGTGAAGGCGCTCACGGTCGTGATCGCTTCCGGGCTCGGGATATTCGGCGTGAAGCCGGTCGAGGAGATGCGCTGA
- a CDS encoding deoxyguanosinetriphosphate triphosphohydrolase: MPAESSPLAPRQTLPYALQPYATQAANSRGRLLPEPESPTRSPYQRDRDRIIHSTAFRRLKHKTQVFVSHEGDYYRTRLTHSIEVAQIARSVSRYLGLDEDLAEAVALAHDLGHTPFGHAGEEALDAAMAPYGGFDHNAQTFRILTRLERHYAEFDGLNLTWECLEGVVKHNGPLVGPGASAKAKARAVPQTIAEYSAQVQDLELDGWPGPEAQVAALADDIAYNTHDIDDGLRAGLFPVEDLADLPLVGPVFAQVAARYPGIEHGRLVHESIRRVIDLLVSDLIVETERRLAEARPRSVEELRRLGRAMVAFSPAMSEHDRTLKSFLFEHMYRHDRVTRMTDRARRIVIELFEYYFGDPGRLPAEWAAQCDGVRRDKVARIVADYIAGMTDRYALQEHERFFGESSE, from the coding sequence ATGCCGGCCGAATCCAGCCCTTTGGCGCCGCGGCAGACCTTGCCCTATGCGCTCCAGCCCTATGCCACCCAGGCCGCGAACAGCCGCGGCCGGCTGCTGCCGGAGCCCGAGAGCCCGACCCGCTCGCCCTATCAGCGCGACCGCGACCGCATCATCCATTCGACCGCCTTCCGGCGGCTGAAGCACAAGACCCAGGTCTTCGTCTCTCACGAGGGCGATTACTACCGGACGCGCCTGACCCACAGCATCGAGGTGGCGCAGATCGCCCGCAGCGTCAGCCGCTATCTGGGGCTGGACGAGGATCTCGCGGAGGCGGTGGCGCTTGCCCACGATCTCGGCCACACCCCCTTCGGCCACGCGGGCGAGGAGGCGCTGGACGCGGCGATGGCGCCCTATGGCGGCTTCGACCACAACGCCCAGACCTTCCGCATCCTCACCCGGCTCGAGCGGCACTATGCCGAGTTCGACGGGCTCAATCTGACCTGGGAATGCCTCGAAGGCGTCGTCAAGCATAACGGCCCGCTGGTCGGGCCCGGCGCCAGCGCCAAGGCCAAGGCGCGTGCGGTGCCGCAGACCATCGCGGAATATTCGGCGCAAGTTCAGGACCTGGAGCTCGACGGCTGGCCCGGCCCCGAGGCCCAGGTGGCGGCGCTGGCCGACGACATCGCCTACAACACCCACGACATCGATGACGGACTGCGCGCCGGACTCTTTCCCGTCGAGGATCTGGCGGACCTGCCGCTGGTGGGGCCCGTCTTCGCGCAAGTGGCGGCGCGCTATCCGGGGATCGAGCATGGGCGCCTGGTGCATGAATCGATCCGGCGCGTGATCGATCTCCTGGTCAGCGACCTGATCGTCGAGACCGAGCGCCGCCTGGCCGAGGCCAGGCCCCGGTCGGTCGAGGAATTGCGTCGGCTCGGCCGCGCCATGGTCGCCTTCTCGCCCGCCATGAGCGAGCATGACCGGACGCTAAAGTCCTTTCTTTTCGAGCATATGTATCGCCATGATCGGGTCACCCGCATGACCGACCGGGCGCGCCGAATCGTGATCGAGCTGTTCGAGTATTACTTCGGCGATCCGGGCCGCCTTCCGGCGGAATGGGCGGCCCAGTGCGACGGTGTGCGCCGAGACAAGGTGGCGCGCATCGTGGCCGATTACATCGCGGGCATGACCGACCGGTACGCCCTCCAGGAACATGAGCGTTTTTTCGGCGAGAGCAGCGAATAG
- the erpA gene encoding iron-sulfur cluster insertion protein ErpA, translating into MTHMPSPDRLVNLTPSAAKRVAQLRASEGNERLMLRLSISGGGCAGFQYGFSLDDHLLDDDAVFERDGVKLVIDGTSLDLLAGSEVDFVEDLGGAYFKVQNPNASSSCGCGSSFSV; encoded by the coding sequence ATGACCCATATGCCGAGCCCCGACCGCCTCGTGAACCTGACGCCCAGCGCCGCCAAGCGCGTCGCCCAGCTGCGGGCCAGCGAGGGCAACGAGCGGCTCATGCTGCGCCTCTCGATCTCGGGCGGCGGCTGCGCCGGCTTCCAGTACGGCTTCTCGCTCGACGACCACCTGCTCGACGACGACGCGGTGTTCGAGCGCGACGGCGTGAAGCTGGTGATCGACGGCACGTCGCTCGATCTCCTGGCCGGCTCCGAGGTCGATTTCGTCGAGGATCTGGGCGGCGCCTATTTCAAGGTCCAGAACCCCAACGCCTCCTCTTCCTGCGGCTGCGGCAGCTCCTTCTCGGTCTGA
- a CDS encoding 2-phosphosulfolactate phosphatase, with translation MKIIVDSLFSGAEKATGSVAIIDVFRAFTTAAVALANGAARIIMVESVEEALALRNSGMAQICMGEVGGIAPNGFDFGNSPFEISRIDFKGQVVAQRTGAGTQGIVAARRAKRLYAASLVTASGTVRALLSTTPDCVTLVAMGNNAVVRTDEDELCALHLRNLLEGRAGDPDAVRKVILAGKEAKRFGDPSRPYLHPGDLDIALDVDRYDFAIGVELEGERPVARMERPN, from the coding sequence ATGAAGATCATCGTCGATAGCCTCTTTTCCGGGGCAGAAAAGGCAACGGGCAGCGTGGCGATCATTGACGTCTTTCGAGCTTTTACCACGGCCGCCGTTGCACTGGCCAATGGCGCGGCTCGAATCATCATGGTCGAGAGCGTTGAGGAGGCCCTGGCGTTGCGCAATAGCGGCATGGCGCAGATATGCATGGGTGAAGTGGGAGGTATCGCTCCCAATGGCTTTGACTTTGGAAACTCGCCCTTCGAGATATCGAGGATCGACTTCAAGGGACAAGTGGTTGCGCAACGCACGGGCGCCGGCACGCAAGGGATCGTCGCGGCGAGGCGCGCGAAACGCCTGTACGCGGCGTCATTGGTAACGGCAAGCGGCACGGTGCGAGCGCTGCTTTCGACGACGCCCGACTGTGTCACGCTGGTTGCCATGGGAAACAACGCGGTCGTTCGAACGGACGAAGACGAACTATGCGCTCTGCATTTACGCAATCTTCTGGAGGGCAGAGCCGGCGATCCGGACGCTGTTCGTAAAGTCATTCTCGCGGGCAAGGAGGCGAAGCGTTTCGGCGACCCGTCTCGGCCTTATCTGCATCCGGGCGATCTTGATATCGCCCTCGACGTCGACCGCTATGACTTCGCCATCGGCGTCGAATTGGAGGGCGAGCGCCCGGTAGCCCGAATGGAGCGGCCGAACTAA